A stretch of the Balneola vulgaris DSM 17893 genome encodes the following:
- a CDS encoding phytoene desaturase family protein — protein sequence MSKADSYFDAFVIGSGPNGFSSAITLAEQGLKVKIIEAKDTIGGGTRTKEITSAGFLHDICSAVHPTAAGSPIFNKLPLAKHGLEWIQPEIGVAHPLDNGDAVIIEKSFENTLARLGKDAKGYKSLFQGFINSWDKLSSDVFSNLRIPSHPLTMARFGWYGMFSAKIIADSFFKNERTKAYFAGLAAHSIIPLEKAFTASFGLILGTSVHTVGWPIAKGGSQSITNALQAHFLSLGGEVELNRPITSIHELPEGKPILFDLTPHQIVDIVEDKLPSSTKKKLGDYVYGPGAFKVDFALSEPVPWVNEECKKAGTLHLGGTFNELAKAEREVWNAIHPDNPYVLIAQPTASDPSRAPEGKHVLWSYCHVPNGSKTDMKEAIIKQIERYAPGFRDTIIESHSMSATQFQKYNPNYIGGDINGGAQTLSQLFGRPLLKWDPYDLPVENLYICSSSTPPGGGVHGMSGFYAAKSVLRKEYGIKTTL from the coding sequence TTGAGTAAAGCCGATTCTTATTTTGATGCATTTGTTATAGGATCAGGTCCCAATGGCTTTTCTTCTGCTATTACTTTAGCTGAACAAGGATTAAAAGTAAAAATCATTGAAGCCAAAGATACTATTGGTGGAGGTACGCGAACTAAGGAAATAACCTCAGCAGGTTTTTTACACGATATATGTTCAGCCGTACACCCTACAGCAGCTGGCTCGCCTATCTTCAATAAATTACCCTTAGCAAAACACGGCTTAGAGTGGATTCAACCAGAGATTGGTGTTGCTCATCCCTTGGATAATGGGGATGCGGTTATCATTGAAAAATCATTTGAGAACACTTTAGCTCGCTTAGGCAAAGATGCAAAAGGTTATAAAAGCCTCTTCCAAGGATTTATAAACTCTTGGGATAAACTCTCTTCAGATGTGTTCTCAAATTTAAGAATACCATCGCACCCACTTACTATGGCACGCTTTGGGTGGTATGGTATGTTTTCAGCTAAAATTATAGCGGATAGTTTTTTCAAAAATGAACGCACTAAAGCTTATTTCGCAGGTTTAGCTGCTCACAGCATCATTCCATTAGAAAAAGCATTTACGGCTTCATTTGGTTTAATATTAGGAACCTCTGTGCACACTGTTGGTTGGCCCATTGCAAAAGGTGGTTCACAATCTATTACCAATGCGTTACAGGCTCATTTTCTAAGCTTAGGAGGCGAAGTTGAGTTAAATAGACCTATAACATCCATTCATGAATTGCCGGAAGGAAAACCAATTCTCTTTGACCTTACTCCACATCAAATAGTAGATATTGTTGAAGATAAACTTCCATCATCTACCAAGAAAAAATTAGGTGATTATGTATATGGACCAGGTGCATTCAAAGTAGATTTTGCGCTTTCTGAACCTGTTCCTTGGGTGAACGAAGAGTGTAAAAAAGCAGGTACTCTTCACTTAGGAGGTACTTTTAATGAACTTGCAAAAGCTGAACGGGAAGTATGGAATGCCATTCACCCAGATAACCCTTATGTGTTAATCGCACAACCAACTGCTTCTGATCCCAGTAGAGCCCCTGAAGGCAAACATGTTTTATGGAGTTATTGCCACGTACCCAATGGAAGTAAAACTGATATGAAAGAGGCTATTATTAAACAAATTGAGCGATATGCACCCGGTTTTAGAGATACTATTATTGAATCACATTCGATGTCAGCCACTCAGTTTCAAAAATATAATCCGAATTATATTGGTGGCGATATAAACGGAGGAGCTCAAACACTCTCACAGCTCTTTGGTCGACCATTATTAAAGTGGGATCCTTACGATCTACCTGTCGAAAACCTTTATATATGTTCCTCTTCTACCCCTCCAGGAGGCGGTGTTCATGGCATGAGTGGATTCTACGCTGCAAAAAGTGTTTTACGTAAAGAATATGGGATTAAGACTACGCTCTAA
- a CDS encoding DUF971 domain-containing protein: MNESIFPTGIEVSNNDQVLEIEWSDGLKSSYPLFGLRQNCPCVMCRGGHAHMSEFNPEAFFEKHPSKIDIKDIQQVGNHAIQITWADGHNSGMYRWETLRMLDPANYSKDHKS; the protein is encoded by the coding sequence ATGAATGAATCCATTTTTCCAACAGGTATCGAAGTTAGTAACAATGACCAAGTTCTCGAAATTGAATGGAGTGATGGGCTAAAATCAAGTTACCCATTGTTTGGATTACGCCAAAATTGTCCTTGTGTAATGTGTCGAGGAGGACATGCTCACATGAGTGAATTCAATCCAGAGGCCTTTTTTGAAAAACATCCGTCTAAAATTGATATCAAAGACATTCAGCAAGTTGGGAACCATGCCATTCAAATTACTTGGGCCGATGGCCACAATAGCGGAATGTACCGATGGGAGACTTTGAGAATGTTAGACCCTGCAAATTACTCTAAAGACCATAAATCGTAA
- a CDS encoding ABC transporter permease, translated as MLKALKNLTGNYSKTPSYSRNISLSKKWAFISGFIALLVSIPILSVLSSFFISSGEIWSHLASTVLSSYVINSLILIVGVSTGVILIGVSLAWVITMCSFPGQKYFEWAAVLPFSIPAYLLAYIYTDFLGIAGTFQSFIRGNFGLEIGDYFFPEIRSVWGAVLIMTLAFYPYVYMLARSAFLNQSTSLFEASRIMGYSSTQSFYKVALPLARPGIAAGLALALMETLNDFGTVQYFGVQTFTTGIYRTWFGLGERPTAAQLAGFLLLFIIVLLIVERWSRSKIKDQVNVTARFKRIQKFELNGVKKYAAIVLCSIPVILGFILPVVLLILMFLNNLDSVNTRFIIYALNTLSVAAIAGVITVSLALLMAYSSRLNPTKLIRGLNQFGALGYAIPGSVIAVGILIPFGWLDNTIDSFARSNFETSTGLLLSGTLFAMIFAYVVRFLSVSYNGIHSSLQKISSNVDEASRGMGYNFTQILRKIHIPILSGSLVSAFLLVFVDVMKELPATIIIRPFNFDTLAVQVYRLASDERLGESSGAALAIVLVGIIPVILLSKTITKTRKTDKNL; from the coding sequence ATGCTAAAAGCACTTAAAAACTTAACTGGCAATTACTCCAAAACTCCATCCTATTCCCGCAATATTAGCTTATCCAAAAAATGGGCTTTTATATCTGGATTTATAGCACTTCTTGTATCCATTCCCATACTATCTGTGCTATCCTCATTTTTCATCTCATCGGGTGAAATATGGAGTCATTTAGCGAGTACGGTACTTAGTAGTTATGTGATCAATTCACTCATATTGATCGTTGGAGTATCAACAGGAGTAATTTTAATTGGTGTATCGTTAGCATGGGTTATTACCATGTGTTCTTTCCCTGGGCAAAAGTACTTTGAATGGGCTGCGGTACTACCCTTTTCAATTCCAGCTTATTTATTGGCCTACATTTATACTGATTTTTTAGGTATTGCAGGTACTTTTCAATCATTTATAAGGGGAAATTTTGGCTTAGAAATTGGTGATTATTTTTTCCCAGAAATTCGCTCAGTATGGGGCGCTGTGCTCATTATGACACTAGCCTTCTACCCTTATGTTTACATGTTGGCCAGATCAGCATTTTTAAACCAATCTACTTCATTATTCGAAGCAAGTAGGATCATGGGTTATAGCTCAACACAAAGTTTTTATAAGGTAGCTTTACCGTTGGCACGCCCTGGAATTGCTGCAGGATTAGCACTCGCATTAATGGAAACGTTAAATGATTTTGGTACCGTTCAGTACTTTGGTGTGCAAACATTTACAACAGGTATTTATCGAACCTGGTTTGGTTTAGGAGAACGTCCAACTGCGGCCCAATTAGCTGGTTTTCTATTATTATTTATCATAGTGCTCTTAATTGTAGAACGCTGGTCAAGATCTAAAATAAAAGACCAAGTTAATGTAACCGCACGCTTTAAGCGCATTCAAAAATTTGAATTGAATGGAGTAAAAAAATATGCTGCCATCGTTTTATGCTCCATACCGGTAATACTTGGTTTTATTCTTCCTGTAGTATTGCTCATACTCATGTTTTTAAATAATCTTGATTCCGTAAATACGAGATTTATAATCTATGCACTAAACACACTAAGCGTAGCCGCTATAGCTGGGGTAATTACTGTAAGCCTTGCTTTGTTAATGGCATATTCATCGCGATTAAATCCTACGAAATTAATCAGAGGCTTGAATCAGTTTGGTGCCTTAGGATATGCGATACCAGGTTCCGTAATTGCTGTTGGAATTCTTATCCCTTTTGGTTGGCTTGATAATACCATTGATTCATTCGCTCGTTCAAATTTTGAAACCTCTACTGGTTTATTATTAAGTGGAACTCTGTTCGCAATGATATTTGCGTATGTAGTGCGTTTTCTATCGGTATCCTATAATGGAATCCATTCTAGTCTTCAAAAAATATCCTCTAATGTAGATGAAGCATCACGAGGCATGGGATATAATTTCACTCAGATACTTCGCAAAATTCATATACCTATACTATCAGGAAGTCTAGTATCAGCTTTTCTGTTAGTATTTGTTGATGTAATGAAAGAATTACCTGCTACCATCATTATTAGGCCATTTAACTTTGATACCTTAGCCGTTCAGGTGTACCGCTTAGCTTCAGACGAACGCCTCGGAGAATCCTCTGGAGCAGCTCTTGCCATTGTATTGGTTGGTATAATTCCTGTTATACTACTTAGTAAAACCATTACTAAAACTCGTAAAACAGATAAAAATCTATAG
- a CDS encoding DUF445 domain-containing protein, giving the protein MAEQNKSIIKDRSKEYGKQLWSLIQKQIDNQSDSDQQKVTRTPLPKKESEHKYLLKLLFLFPVLLVITFSFSFYWDFDGLQTEVFGFLIEFEGLMRILSISGLIGFLTNWLAITMLFRPNKRRPIFGQGLIPAQKDRISYRLAAAVSEDLINPEIIKRKIHESNAIAKYREQATEYIRQVIDDPDFRTELKALAVNYVDEMVAQPEVRATIAKSIMRQIEDNIEENTFEKVALKAYSFLKGQEMQDLVEDALTKLPGGVEKGLDKMDEFLDELPDKINRHSDTIEDLVTTLLYKLVNQLDVHALVEDNLREYDEKRLERLIKNASNDQLQYIQYLGAVLGTLGGFIIWKPIGSLLLLVVIISITFGVDTLLFHYQKKSTSTEVVD; this is encoded by the coding sequence ATGGCAGAACAAAACAAAAGTATTATAAAAGACCGATCCAAAGAATACGGAAAACAACTTTGGTCACTTATTCAAAAACAGATCGATAATCAGTCAGATTCCGATCAACAAAAAGTAACTCGAACTCCCCTTCCCAAAAAAGAGTCAGAACATAAGTATCTTCTAAAACTACTCTTTCTCTTCCCTGTACTTTTAGTAATTACATTTAGCTTTTCATTTTATTGGGATTTTGATGGACTTCAAACAGAAGTATTTGGCTTCTTAATTGAATTTGAAGGACTCATGAGGATATTGAGCATTAGTGGATTGATTGGCTTTTTAACAAATTGGCTTGCCATTACCATGTTATTTAGGCCCAATAAAAGAAGACCGATATTTGGTCAAGGCCTGATTCCTGCTCAAAAAGATCGTATCTCATATCGACTTGCAGCCGCTGTAAGTGAAGATTTAATCAACCCAGAGATCATTAAGCGTAAGATTCATGAGTCGAATGCCATTGCCAAATACCGTGAGCAAGCAACTGAATATATCCGGCAAGTAATTGATGACCCAGACTTTAGGACGGAATTAAAAGCCTTAGCCGTTAACTATGTAGACGAAATGGTAGCACAGCCTGAGGTTAGAGCTACGATAGCAAAATCTATAATGAGGCAAATTGAGGATAACATAGAAGAAAACACCTTTGAAAAGGTAGCTTTGAAGGCCTATTCATTTTTGAAAGGTCAGGAAATGCAAGATTTGGTTGAGGACGCACTCACTAAGTTACCAGGCGGAGTTGAAAAAGGTTTAGATAAAATGGACGAATTCTTGGATGAGTTACCAGATAAAATTAATCGACATAGCGACACCATTGAGGATCTTGTAACCACTTTACTATATAAACTTGTAAATCAATTAGATGTTCATGCCTTAGTTGAAGATAATCTTCGTGAATACGACGAAAAAAGACTTGAGCGATTGATAAAAAACGCCAGTAACGATCAACTGCAATACATTCAATATTTAGGGGCCGTATTAGGAACTTTAGGTGGTTTTATTATTTGGAAACCAATTGGTAGCCTTTTGTTGTTGGTAGTAATAATTTCGATTACTTTTGGAGTCGATACTCTTTTATTTCACTATCAAAAAAAGAGTACATCTACAGAGGTCGTCGACTAA
- a CDS encoding Fe(3+) ABC transporter substrate-binding protein, with protein MKFLQFSFFALLLVISACNNPKELNIYSARHYDTDQDLYADFTAETGIKINLIEGGSDELIERIKSEGINSPADILVTVDAGRIWRAEENGILASVESEVLEERIPSALRHPDGLWFGISKRIRGMVVNPEKVEDPSTLTYEDLASEEWNGRVCIRSSNNIYNQSLVASLVETIGAEATEEWAKGLVENMARNPQGGDRDQIRAVAAGVCDVAVVNHYYFAMMLQGNDEDDKAIAESLQFVFPNQGENGRGAHVNISVVGVLENAPNRDAAVKFVEYMTNEKAQEYLTVGNNEYPINDNANINSTLESFGSYKSDAVNVSALGRNNPEAIRIMDRAGWQ; from the coding sequence ATGAAATTTCTACAGTTTTCATTTTTCGCACTTCTATTAGTTATAAGTGCTTGTAACAACCCGAAAGAATTAAATATTTATTCAGCTCGCCACTATGATACCGATCAGGATTTATATGCTGATTTTACTGCTGAAACTGGTATCAAAATTAACTTAATCGAAGGTGGGTCTGATGAACTCATCGAAAGAATTAAGAGTGAGGGTATAAACTCACCAGCTGACATCTTAGTAACCGTTGATGCAGGTAGAATTTGGAGAGCTGAAGAGAATGGCATTCTAGCTTCCGTTGAATCTGAAGTATTAGAAGAAAGAATTCCATCAGCTTTACGTCATCCAGATGGATTATGGTTTGGGATCTCTAAACGAATTCGTGGGATGGTTGTGAATCCTGAGAAAGTAGAAGATCCATCAACACTTACTTACGAAGACTTAGCTTCAGAAGAGTGGAATGGTCGAGTATGTATCCGTTCTTCAAATAATATTTACAACCAATCTTTAGTAGCATCTTTAGTTGAAACCATTGGTGCTGAAGCAACGGAAGAATGGGCGAAAGGCCTTGTTGAAAATATGGCTAGAAATCCTCAGGGTGGAGATCGTGATCAAATTAGAGCGGTTGCAGCAGGTGTATGTGATGTAGCCGTAGTAAATCACTATTACTTTGCTATGATGCTTCAAGGTAATGATGAAGATGATAAGGCTATTGCTGAAAGCTTACAGTTTGTGTTTCCTAACCAAGGTGAGAATGGCCGTGGAGCTCACGTAAACATCAGTGTTGTAGGTGTGCTTGAAAATGCTCCTAATCGTGATGCTGCTGTTAAATTTGTAGAGTACATGACCAATGAAAAAGCACAAGAGTACTTAACTGTTGGTAACAATGAATACCCAATTAATGACAATGCAAACATCAACAGTACACTGGAGAGCTTTGGTAGCTATAAAAGTGATGCTGTTAATGTTTCTGCTTTAGGGCGTAATAACCCAGAAGCTATTCGAATTATGGATAGAGCTGGTTGGCAGTAA
- a CDS encoding S8 family serine peptidase, with product MFKNYISLIALILVIGCSSSQNTVKRNPSNTSENRSTEPVVEITVNEATENWHHTDPNSKNGFEGIGSEKAYSELLVNKSPKKKVVVAVIDSGVDIEHEDLSANIWINEDEIAGNGIDDDDNGYVDDIHGWNFIGGKDGSHVNKDTYEVTRIYNRLHEKFKDDDFVIVSKKDSEEFALYEEVKAELEKNRLEAKQNYNNLVQVKQALEGAKSVLGVSSIDSISVDKLKPSPSDNAYEQQAKQMFMYFKSNGVKEEDIEEAYNHFDKMYNYAYNTDFDPRHIVGDDFSDLSNRYYGNNDVKGPRSNHGTHVAGIIGAVRNNNKGMNGVANHVSIMVLRAVPDGDERDKDVGNAIRYAVENGADIINMSFGKDYSPRKFYVDEALKFADEQGVLVVHAAGNSGANIDSTNNFPNKFYTEGGSMQNYITVGASSWEGDSLLASSFTNYGNRVDIFAPGVSIYSTYPENTYKAEDGTSMASPVVAGAAALIMAYYPELSAQEVKQLLISSATNHSNRIVYKPGTDEAVPFGSLSASGGLLNIYNALLKSENKTLGTH from the coding sequence ATGTTCAAAAATTATATCTCACTGATTGCTCTAATTTTAGTAATCGGTTGTTCTTCTAGTCAAAACACGGTAAAAAGAAACCCTTCAAACACTTCTGAAAATAGATCAACTGAACCGGTTGTAGAAATTACGGTAAATGAAGCCACAGAAAACTGGCATCACACAGATCCTAACAGTAAAAATGGTTTTGAAGGAATTGGTTCAGAAAAAGCTTATTCCGAATTATTAGTCAATAAAAGCCCGAAGAAAAAAGTTGTTGTAGCGGTCATTGACTCTGGCGTAGATATTGAACACGAAGATTTAAGTGCGAATATTTGGATAAATGAAGATGAGATTGCTGGAAACGGCATAGATGATGACGATAACGGTTACGTTGATGACATCCATGGGTGGAATTTCATTGGTGGTAAAGATGGGAGTCATGTAAATAAAGATACCTACGAAGTAACCCGCATATATAATAGGCTTCATGAAAAATTTAAAGATGACGACTTTGTAATTGTATCTAAAAAGGATTCAGAAGAATTTGCCTTATATGAGGAAGTAAAGGCTGAATTAGAAAAAAACCGTTTAGAAGCCAAGCAAAACTACAATAATTTAGTACAAGTTAAGCAAGCTTTAGAGGGTGCAAAAAGTGTGCTTGGTGTGTCTTCAATTGATTCTATTTCAGTTGACAAATTAAAGCCCTCCCCTTCAGATAATGCCTATGAACAACAAGCGAAGCAGATGTTCATGTATTTTAAAAGCAATGGTGTAAAGGAAGAGGATATTGAAGAAGCTTATAATCACTTCGATAAAATGTATAACTATGCCTATAACACAGATTTTGACCCTCGGCATATTGTAGGTGATGATTTTTCAGATTTATCGAACCGATATTACGGTAATAATGATGTTAAAGGTCCTAGAAGTAATCATGGTACTCATGTAGCTGGAATTATTGGGGCCGTAAGAAATAACAATAAAGGCATGAATGGTGTTGCGAACCATGTTTCGATTATGGTATTACGTGCCGTTCCAGATGGTGATGAGCGAGATAAAGATGTTGGTAATGCTATCCGGTATGCCGTTGAAAACGGGGCTGACATTATCAATATGAGTTTCGGAAAAGATTATTCGCCCCGTAAATTTTATGTTGATGAAGCGTTAAAGTTTGCGGACGAACAAGGCGTACTTGTTGTTCATGCAGCAGGAAATTCAGGTGCGAACATTGACTCTACAAACAACTTTCCTAACAAGTTTTATACAGAAGGTGGTAGTATGCAAAACTACATCACAGTTGGAGCATCCTCTTGGGAAGGTGATTCTCTCCTAGCGTCCTCTTTCACAAATTACGGCAATCGAGTTGATATATTCGCGCCTGGTGTATCTATATACTCAACTTACCCTGAGAATACTTACAAAGCAGAAGACGGTACAAGTATGGCTAGTCCAGTGGTAGCGGGGGCTGCAGCACTTATAATGGCATATTACCCTGAATTAAGTGCTCAAGAGGTAAAGCAATTACTGATCAGTAGCGCTACAAATCATTCTAATCGAATTGTTTATAAGCCTGGTACTGATGAGGCCGTACCTTTCGGAAGTTTATCAGCCTCAGGTGGACTATTGAATATATATAATGCCCTTTTAAAGTCTGAGAATAAAACATTAGGCACCCACTGA
- the ybeY gene encoding rRNA maturation RNase YbeY translates to MPTSHNLQIFNTTELALPISENTAFKLLEAIQKGEEILFESVEVAYVDEQEIVRINKEFLSRDYITDIISFRYDDDSYDNEGIEGTLYCCLPRIIEQADEFGEDKTTETYRILAHGLLHLCGYDDQTDSEKAKMTELENLYLSLILK, encoded by the coding sequence GTGCCTACATCCCACAACCTGCAAATATTTAATACTACCGAACTAGCGCTGCCAATAAGCGAGAATACGGCTTTTAAATTATTAGAAGCAATTCAAAAAGGTGAAGAAATACTCTTTGAATCGGTTGAAGTAGCCTATGTTGATGAACAAGAAATAGTTCGTATCAATAAAGAGTTTTTAAGCCGAGATTATATTACCGATATCATTTCCTTCAGGTATGATGATGACTCCTACGACAATGAAGGCATAGAAGGAACTTTATACTGCTGTTTACCTCGAATTATTGAACAAGCCGATGAATTCGGTGAAGATAAAACAACAGAAACCTATCGTATATTGGCGCATGGATTATTGCATTTATGTGGTTATGATGACCAAACCGATTCAGAAAAAGCCAAGATGACTGAACTTGAAAATCTGTATTTATCTTTGATTTTAAAGTAA
- a CDS encoding protein O-mannosyl-transferase family, giving the protein MFSDHKTTNKYLALFTFAISLIIYTLTLAPTASFWDAGEFIAVAHGLQVNHPPGAPFYSILGRIFSMFMPTEYVALSINFISALASALTVMLLYLIIIRLIREWKGEVSEYSLMDKIGMYGGALVGSLTFAVTDTFWFNAVEAEVYALSMFFTAIVVWLALKWSERHEEPYNERWLVMIAYMFGLAIGVHLLNLLALFFVALIIYFKKKDLSLMSFVWTGVAAVISFFLIYPVTIQWIPDFSSKIGDATYGLIGPLTFIALIMIAVAWGIYYTQKKRYRFANIVMISYAMILIGYSSYSIIMIRSIADPPIDENDPETVEAFVKYLKREQYGSTPILKGNTFDEVTGQVTRGENNEVLFPRRHSSDPRHVEFYSRYDSDWDFFWSYQVNHMYIRYFNWNFIGRQSDIQDTGWQSGFEPAKYPSNKANNAFFFIPFVLGLFGLVYHFSADWKRASAVMALFIVTGLAIIVFLNQPPFQPRERDYAYVGSFFAFAIWIGIGVTGLIDLLKSYIKENSIAAYAVVGVCLLASPVWMGYQNWDDHDRSERYVAPDYAKNLLNSLAPNAIVFTNGDNDTFPLWYAQEVEGIRTDVRIVCLSLLNTDWYIKQLRDQWSHESAPLPINMSDKEVEAITGSITQWQPKQMQIPVDKEMLKKAFSEDQNYKEAIGVKQADIPILQTGTEFTIPVDSLDDVMTWQLDGRRYSTDAEGNGIYFLQTQDRMILELIQSNNWLRPIYFANTVSSQSQLNLQDYFRAEGKAYRLVPKKMDRTYTGYIDAEVHAERMRNFSFRNWNDPDVYVDENIRRMMGNYRYSFLQLAEQFIADGKPDSAKYWLKYGEEKVPFRPDDEVTTVHILYANKYATVGMYDEANSIMDRSIDEIQKKMNDAFYKFIGLQDEMNMLNAEYEQARRNADLKKQRTLRTKLNATIRRAQEQSQTVMRERQVLVLSQYVYFKSGNDEKALAIAESTNSQFEGTQIPPVPATKEETMRIVTTQYGIN; this is encoded by the coding sequence ATGTTTTCAGATCATAAAACGACCAATAAATATCTAGCGTTATTTACCTTTGCAATATCGCTGATCATTTATACCCTTACATTAGCTCCTACCGCAAGTTTCTGGGATGCGGGTGAGTTTATTGCCGTAGCTCACGGGCTTCAAGTTAACCACCCTCCTGGCGCTCCTTTTTATAGTATTCTTGGTAGAATATTTTCAATGTTTATGCCTACCGAATATGTGGCACTGAGTATAAACTTCATTAGTGCATTAGCTTCTGCGCTTACAGTAATGCTTCTTTACCTCATTATTATTCGTTTAATAAGAGAATGGAAAGGTGAGGTATCCGAATACAGTTTAATGGATAAGATTGGAATGTACGGTGGTGCCTTAGTAGGATCGCTCACATTTGCAGTAACGGATACGTTCTGGTTTAACGCCGTTGAAGCCGAAGTGTACGCGCTTTCCATGTTCTTTACAGCTATTGTAGTATGGTTAGCTCTAAAATGGTCGGAACGCCATGAAGAGCCCTATAATGAACGCTGGTTGGTAATGATTGCCTATATGTTTGGCCTTGCAATCGGGGTGCATTTGCTCAATTTACTAGCTCTTTTCTTTGTAGCCCTTATCATTTACTTCAAGAAAAAAGATTTAAGCTTGATGTCTTTTGTATGGACTGGTGTAGCTGCTGTAATTTCTTTCTTCCTAATTTATCCAGTTACCATCCAATGGATTCCAGATTTTTCATCAAAAATTGGTGATGCTACATACGGACTTATAGGTCCCTTAACTTTTATTGCATTAATCATGATCGCTGTAGCTTGGGGTATTTACTATACTCAGAAAAAACGCTACCGCTTCGCTAATATAGTTATGATAAGTTATGCGATGATTTTAATAGGATATTCTTCCTATTCAATCATAATGATTCGTTCAATCGCTGACCCTCCTATCGATGAAAACGATCCTGAAACAGTAGAAGCATTCGTAAAATACCTTAAGAGAGAGCAATACGGTTCTACTCCAATTCTTAAGGGTAATACATTTGATGAAGTAACGGGGCAAGTAACTCGTGGCGAAAACAACGAAGTATTATTCCCACGTAGGCATTCATCTGACCCTCGCCATGTTGAATTCTACTCACGTTATGATAGTGATTGGGACTTTTTCTGGAGTTATCAAGTCAACCATATGTATATCCGATATTTCAATTGGAATTTCATAGGTAGGCAATCAGATATACAAGATACTGGTTGGCAATCTGGATTTGAACCAGCCAAATATCCCTCTAATAAAGCCAATAATGCTTTTTTCTTTATACCCTTCGTTTTAGGTTTATTCGGGTTAGTTTACCATTTCAGTGCCGACTGGAAACGAGCCTCGGCTGTGATGGCATTATTTATAGTCACAGGCCTCGCAATTATTGTCTTCTTAAACCAACCACCCTTTCAACCAAGGGAGCGAGATTATGCCTATGTTGGCTCATTCTTTGCCTTTGCCATATGGATAGGTATAGGTGTTACAGGGTTAATTGATCTTTTAAAGTCCTATATCAAAGAAAATAGTATAGCAGCCTATGCAGTAGTTGGGGTATGTTTATTGGCGTCCCCTGTATGGATGGGCTATCAAAACTGGGATGACCATGACAGAAGTGAACGTTATGTGGCGCCAGATTATGCCAAGAACTTATTAAATTCACTAGCACCAAATGCTATCGTGTTCACTAATGGTGATAATGACACCTTCCCATTATGGTATGCTCAGGAAGTTGAAGGCATCCGAACAGATGTTCGAATTGTATGCCTGAGTTTATTGAATACTGATTGGTATATAAAACAGCTACGTGATCAATGGTCGCATGAATCAGCTCCCCTACCAATTAATATGTCGGATAAGGAAGTTGAAGCAATAACGGGGTCAATTACACAATGGCAGCCTAAACAAATGCAAATTCCGGTAGATAAGGAGATGTTAAAAAAAGCATTTTCAGAAGACCAGAATTACAAAGAAGCTATTGGTGTAAAACAAGCAGACATTCCAATATTACAAACAGGAACAGAATTTACAATTCCAGTTGACTCGCTAGATGATGTTATGACGTGGCAATTGGATGGGCGAAGATATAGTACCGATGCTGAAGGCAATGGTATTTACTTCCTTCAAACTCAAGACCGTATGATACTTGAGTTAATTCAAAGCAATAACTGGTTGCGCCCCATTTACTTTGCTAACACCGTTTCTTCTCAAAGCCAATTAAATCTTCAGGATTATTTTAGAGCAGAAGGAAAGGCATATCGTTTAGTTCCGAAAAAAATGGACCGTACGTATACCGGTTACATCGACGCTGAAGTTCATGCTGAACGTATGAGAAACTTCTCATTCCGCAACTGGAACGACCCTGACGTATATGTGGATGAAAACATACGACGAATGATGGGTAACTACCGTTATAGCTTCTTACAACTAGCTGAGCAATTTATAGCTGATGGAAAACCTGATAGTGCTAAATACTGGCTTAAATACGGGGAAGAAAAAGTTCCATTCAGACCTGATGATGAGGTTACAACTGTTCATATACTATATGCTAATAAATATGCTACCGTTGGCATGTATGATGAAGCTAATAGCATCATGGATCGATCTATTGATGAAATTCAGAAGAAAATGAATGACGCATTTTACAAATTCATTGGACTTCAGGATGAAATGAATATGCTAAATGCTGAATACGAACAAGCACGTCGTAATGCAGATCTTAAGAAGCAACGTACGTTACGTACCAAACTCAATGCAACAATTAGACGAGCACAAGAGCAATCACAAACGGTGATGCGTGAACGTCAAGTACTTGTATTGTCTCAATATGTGTATTTCAAATCAGGTAATGACGAGAAAGCACTGGCTATTGCTGAATCGACAAACAGTCAGTTTGAAGGCACACAAATACCCCCTGTGCCAGCTACTAAAGAAGAAACCATGCGTATTGTAACTACACAGTACGGAATCAATTAA